The Ipomoea triloba cultivar NCNSP0323 chromosome 13, ASM357664v1 genomic interval AGCAATCCATATCCTAATAAGCCTTTTCACATTGATTTTAAAGCCTTTTGGATagattgcaaaatataaaaaacaaacttTCAAATGCTGTGGCAATTGATTGTATGATAGAGTAAGCTTACGTAAGTGCTCGGCATCATTGTATAGAGGTCCCAATGTCTCGACTTCCTTTTCAATCTTCTTCCATTCCTTTAAAATGTAACCGCATTTAGACAAACGCTCTGCAACTGCAACAATTGACCGTGGCAACCCTTCGCATTCCTTCACAACATGTTGGGCGATTTCTACAAATTTTGGTGCTCTAAGCTCTTTGGGAGAGAGTTTCTTGCAAAATAGATCCCAACTTCTCTTTGGATCTAATATGCACATTTTATGCACATTACCAAATGTGGCAGCATCGCTTCCAACCGTATTGAACTGAGTGGTCAGCAATATACGGATTTGTAGTGAATCATTAGGAAGACATTTTAGGATATCATCCAAAGCTCGGGTGTTTGGGATATTatccaaaacaagaaaaaacatCTTCTGATGACTACTTCCGAAGTGCTTGTGTAATTTCTCTGTTAGTTGAGAAAGAGTGTTTCCCTTGTACTCTTGAGGCACAGTAACCCAAGCTCGAACATAACATTTAGCTGCCTTCTGGAAGCCATACACTCTTTTAGCCAAAGTAGTCTTGCCAACACCTGGCAATCCTACAATTGAAACTATGTTTTTTCGCTCAAAGGTATGGAATAACATCTTTTCTACCGCATTGAAGGCTTCTTCGTTAAATTGATCCTCAAGATTTGGAGAGCATGGCGAATATGGTCCACTTAACACAACATTCTCAGGTTTCAACCAATGAATGGATGGATGAGTTTTGTTGAAAGAGATTTAGAAGAATTTGTTGTATATCTTTCTTGTCTCAATAGAGAGACAACAGGTAAATATATACAGACTCAAAGGACACAATCCTATAGACACAACTCTTCACAACCTAACAGTCATATTTCTACATACACAACTATTTGTgtttcaacactccccctcaagttggagcatgtATATCATATGCaccaagcttgttacaaatgTATTCAATCCTATGACTTCTTAAAGCTTTAGTAAATATATCTGCTAACTGATTATTTGAGCCAACAAAAGATGTAGTAATATCTCCAGATGCAACTTTGTCTCGAATAAAATGGCAATCAATTTCAATGTGTTTCGTTCTTTCATGAAAAACTGGATTTGACGCAATATGCAGAGCTGCTTGGTTATCACAAATGAGCTTCATGGACTTCTCTGTACAGATCTTTAGTTCAGTAAGGAGGTTTTTCAACCACATAAGTTCACATGTTCCAAGGGCCATTGATCGATATTCAGCTTCTGCACTTGATCGAGCAACAACATTTTGCTTTTTACTTTTCCAAGAGATTAAGTTGCCACCAAGGAAGATACAATATCCAGATGTTGATTTTCTATCCCATGCACCTGCCCAATCTGCATCTGTATAGCCAGTAATTTCAAGGTTTCCATGGTCTTTGTATAACAAACCAGTGCCTGGGGATTTCTTAATATATCTTAAAATCCGAATGGCAGCTTCCCAATGACTTTCACGAGGAGATGCCAAGAATTGACTAACAGCACTTACCGCAAAAGAAATATCAGGTCGAGTTACAGTTAAGTAAAGTAATTTCCCGACCAGTCTTCTATATTTCCCTGGATCTTGGATAAGCTCCCCCTGATCTGGTAGGAGTTTGACATTAGGATCCATAGGAGTGTCAAGAGGTTTGCAATTCATCATACCTGTTTCTTCTAGTATATCCAATGCATATTTCCTTTGTGATATGCAAATTCCTTGCTTGGATTGTGCTACTTCAAttcccaaaaaatattttaatttcccgaGATCTTTTGTTTCAAAATGTTGGAATAGGTGTTGCTTCAACAATTGTATTCCTTCAATATCATCTCCTGTAATGacaatatcatccacatatacaaCAAGATAGATGCTCTTACCATGTTGATGTCTATAAAAGACGGAATAATCAACTTTGCTTCGATTTAAACCAAAATTTTGCACTACTATGCTGAACCTTCCAAACCAGGCACGAGGAGATTGTTTTAGACCATAGAGAGAACGCTTGAGCTTACAAACCAAGTTActctccccctgagcaacaaacccggGAGGTTGCTCCATGTAGAATTCTTCCTCTAAATCTCCATGTAGAAAGGCATTTTTAATATCTAACTGATGCAACGGCCAATGATGAATGGCAGCcatagagagaaaaattctaACTGAAGCAATTTTGGCTACTGGTGAAAAAGTATCAGTGTAATCAATCCCAAAAACCTGTGTATATCCCTTAGCTACCAATCGAGCTTTAAGTCTATCAACCTGTCCATTGGGTCCAACTTTCACAGTATATATCCATCGGCAACCAACAGTTGTTTTACCTACGGGTAATGGAACTAACTCCCAAGTCCCCGATGAATGAAGAGCAGCCATTTCATCAATCATAGCTTGACGCCAACCAGGGTGGGAAAGAGCTTCTTTAACAGATTTAGGAGCAGAGACGGAAGATAAACAGTTGATAAAAGCAGTATATGAAGGTGAGAGACGAtcataagaaataaagttgtatatGGGAAAGGGGTTTCGTGATGACCTGTTACCTACACGACTTGCGATAGGAGAGCTTGTTGCTGGAACCGGGTCCGAGGGCAAAGATTGCTCGAGAGATGAATCAGTTggattttcattgatttgaacGGCCGTGGGTGGTCGAGGGCGACGATGATAAGTATGTGGGAAGGGAATGACACTGTTGTTTTGGAACTGGGGTTCGGTAGGTGAGGGATTAGGATTTCTAGGTGATGATGGAGCTTGAGGTAAATGTATCTCGGTTCCTCCTTGAAAAGTGGGGACAGGAAGAACATCAAGAAAGGGAGAGATGGGGGGCGGTGAGGTAGAGGAAAAGAAAGGTGTTGACTCAAAGAATGTAACATCAGAAGATACATAAAATCGACGCTTATCAGGGGAATAACATCTAAAGCCTTTTTGCAACCTAGAATACCCAACAAACATGcattttaaggattttggggaaaatttatCACGCCCTGGGGTAGTGTCCCGAATAAAACAGGTGCACCCGAAAATTTTTAAAGGAAGATTATGAAGAGGCTTATcgggaaataaaatattatatggtATCTTACCATGTAGAACAGATGAAGGCATACGATTTATTAAGTAACAAGAATGAAGGATAGCATCTGCCCAAAATTCTGGAGGAACTTTATAGTGGAGAATCATGGTGCGGGCTGTTTCAATGAGATGCCGGTTTTTACGTTCTGATACTCCATTTTGCTGTGGAGTGTCGGGACAAGAAGACTCATGGAGGATGCCTGCTGAATCAAGAAAGTTACATAATGGAGTTGAAAAATATTCTCCAGCGTTATCACTCCGTAAAGTTTTAATGGACACTCCAAACTGATTTGTTATTTCATTGACAAATTTTTGAAGAATATTAAGCACTTCAGAACGGTTTTGCATTAGAAAGACCCATGTACAACGAGAGAAATCATCAGTGAAGgtaacaaaatatttaaaaccaaGAACTGAAGTATAACGAAAAGGTCCCCAAACATCAGTATGGACTAAGGAAAAAGGAGAAACAGCTCTTTTATTAACCCGATTAGGAAAAGATGTTCTAGAATGTTTGCCAAGCTGACAGGCTTCACACTCTAGGGTCGATAAGTGAGACAAACTAGGGACAAGCTGTCGTAATTTATTAAGGTTGGGATGCCCTAGACGGTTATGGGCAAGGGAAGGGGTTATGGTAGCAGTACAAACGGTAGGAGGATTCGGGGTAGATAATCGATAAAGTCCTTCTGATTCATACCCCGAGCCAATCATCTTCCCCGAACGACGGTCCTGCACAATGACAGAATCAGAAGAAAACGTGACCGTACAGTCTAAAGATTTTGTAAGTTTATGGACAGAAATTAAATTGAAAGGACACTTAGGTATATAGAGAATCTTAGAGAGAGGCAAAGTAGGAAGGGGGGAAGCCTTTCCAATTGCAGTAGCCATACTCTTTGACCCATTACCGAAAACAATAGATGGAAGGGACTCAGACTTAGTGAAATGAGAAAATAAGGATGAGTTACCAGAGATATGCTCAGAGGCACCGGAATCAATAACCCATGGTCCGCTCAGGCTAGATTGTGATACAAGGGCAGTATGAGTTCCTTCAGTGTAGGCTATAGGAGTTACACAGGAAGCTTTGGGATTAGCTTTAAATCGAACAAACTCTTCATATTCAGCAGCGGAAATGGTTCGAGAGTTTGCTTCTCCAGGGTGAGATTGAGCAACACTTGCTTGGGGAAGTACGGGTTTCCCATGTAGTTTCCAACACCGATCCCGTGTGTGTCCAGTTCGATTACAATAATCACACAATTTAGTGTTTTTCTGTCCACCACGATCCTTAGGTCGTCCACGACCCCCTTGTATGACTAGAGCAGATTGTTCAGTAGTAGATGTGTGAGTAACTGGAATAGATGTAACCTGTAAGAGACGTTTGAACAACTCGGTGGTTCCCGGGACTGGGTTGCTTCCAAGAACTTGATTTCGAATACTCTCAAATTCTGGACCTAATTTGGTTAAGAGAAGTATTACAAAGAATTTCTCTCGTTGGATAAGTTGCTCTGCGGGTGTACCACCAATAGGCATGAGCGTACCAAACTCAGCAATCAAACTTTGGGCTTTGCCAAGGAATGTTTCCATATCAATACCATCTTTCTTCAAATGAACTAAATTATCAACAACATTGTAGAACCGAGAGACATCATTAGTGTATAGAGATTTAGCTTGATTCCATACCTCGACACATGTCTTAAAGGGCCGAAATAGGGGCAACAACGTTGGAGAAAGAGACTGCCAAAGGAGGCTACATAGTTGAGCATCTAACCTTTGCCAAATTGCCTTTTCATTTTCCGGTATCTTATCTACTTCTGTTTGTAGGTGGTCAGCAACCCCTTGGCCCATAAACCATAACTCTACGGCATCCGACCAAGATTGGTAATTTTGAGAACCACATAATTTTTCAGAAGTGATCACCGGGCTTCCAGACAAATTCGGCACATAAACAGAGCTCGAGACAGTAGGTAAATTATTGGCAGGAGAAATAGTACCCGAGATATCAGAATTTCCGTCGGAGGACATTGTGACCAAAACAAAGTTTAATGGCACAGGAAGAAGCACGGAGGGCCGACGAGCAGAACTGGAGAGTTTCGCCGGAAAAAGCTGCCGGAGACGgcctcacgcgccggcgcgtggggTCGGAGCGCCGGCGAGTGTGGTGGCGCGTGTNCGGAGGGCCGACGAGCAGAACTGGAGAGTTTCGCCGGAAAAAGCTGCCGGAGACGGCCTCACGCCCCGGCGCGTGGGGTCGGAGCGCCGGCGAGTGTGGTGGCGCGTGTGGGCGCGTGGGGGCAGAACCGGCGACGGCGATGGACGGGTCAGGGTCGCCGGAGACTGGAGAAGAGTGTGGTAGCACTGATTTGATAAAAGACCTCACCAATAGGaagtaattttgaaaaaagatGTTCGAATGAACAGTAAATGTACTGTtcatcgaaaaaaaaaaaaaaatttcagattTTGGCTCTGGCTCTTGATACCATGTTGAAAGAGATTTAGAAGAATTTGTTGTATATCTTTCTTGTCTCAATAGAGAGACAACAGGTAAATATATACAGACTCAAAGGACACAATCCTATAGACACAACTCTTCACAACCTAACAGTCATATTTCTACATACACAACTATTTGTGTTTCAACAAGTTTCACTGGCCATGGCCGCTTCGGGTTCACTGCTTCTGCTGTTGTTGATAATCTTGGACAGCTCTTCTGCATCTTCTGCAGCTTTTCGCAAGATTTGATGGAGTTTCCCACGAGCTTTGGCTTGACACTCTCCGTCTTGGGCTAGAAGAAAGCTTCTTAGTTGTATCTCAATGTCATCTTCAGCTTTGAGCGCAAAGTCTCTGATTTTGATTTCCAGATGATGGACTGGAGCACCACCGTTGTATTCCTTCTGCAGAAAGGCTTGCAAAGAAGAAAGCTTCTCAAACAGAGAATTCAATGGCTTTTCATCATGAAGAGACACTCTGTGGTTTCGTTTTCGGAACTCAAGGTCGATTGTTGCCATTAGAGAAGCCAACGCAACACAAGCCATCTCTCTTTCTATGTTTTTCTCTCACACTCTGTCTGATCTGTTTCTGAGTAATTGAGAATGTATATTTGAAGGGCCATTAATATGGATCGGAGCTAGCAGGAATCTCATCCTGCATTCACATGcttgaatttttacattttttaatgcAATCATACAGCTCAGGAAAACTGTTAAGCACATGAAAGTCCATACTGAATTAAAAGCTAGTCAACTTACTGCCTAAATTATTGAGTGAACAGAATCAGGAATGATATCTTTTTGAATTAAAAGTCAACTATTACTGTAATATTTAATCCCATTGCAAAATGAATTCCTTTGGATGCATCATTGCTCATCACAGAGCATAAGCACCACCAATGTTATAATCAAAATTCTAatcaagtaaaaataataaatgtgtataaaataatttcacaACCAGCCATTGTaaaaatcagaaaataaaatcaagaattattagaattatattcaaattaagcTCCAACATCCACAGGAATGCAGAAACAATCAATGAAAGAAACTCATAGCAAAGAAGCCTCTCTTTGAGGCAATAACTCAAACACTTGGCGTGAAATCCAAATgacaaaatcaaaacaaaaaaaactgcTAACTTATCAACCTCACATATAATCGTTTATCATCATACTACACTCAACTTTTAAAGActtcattttaataatttaataattttcagTATGGGAATGGGAGATTTACCTCTTCCGCGTCTGCAGAAGGATGAAGAATTGGAGCTTGGCACCCCaactagaaaataaaaatggaagaTGTATGTAAAAGAAAGCATAATCAAGTGCGGGGATAGCTCAGTTGCCTGAGCTTTCTCGGCCAGTTCCAAACTCTGCGTCAAGGTAATAACTCGCCGGCTGAATACTTGGAGAAGGCTCAGAGAATAAGGATAAAGGTTGTCCGTAAGGACAgcccaggtggtaagagtgctctacctacagccgagaggttggaggttcgatcctcaaatccctgggtttgagccggtcagctatgggtatgATTTAcctggtc includes:
- the LOC116000902 gene encoding uncharacterized protein LOC116000902 — protein: MACVALASLMATIDLEFRKRNHRVSLHDEKPLNSLFEKLSSLQAFLQKEYNGGAPVHHLEIKIRDFALKAEDDIEIQLRSFLLAQDGECQAKARGKLHQILRKAAEDAEELSKIINNSRSSEPEAAMASETC